The proteins below come from a single Camelus bactrianus isolate YW-2024 breed Bactrian camel chromosome 2, ASM4877302v1, whole genome shotgun sequence genomic window:
- the HNRNPDL gene encoding heterogeneous nuclear ribonucleoprotein D-like isoform X3: protein MEVPPRLSHVPPPLFPSAPATLASRSLSHWRPRAPRQLAPLLPSLAPSAARQGARRAQRHVTAQQPSRLAGGAAIKGGRRRRPDLFRRHFKSSSIQRSAAAAAATRTARQHPPADNAATMEDMNEYSNIEEFAEGSKINASKNQQDDGKMFIGGLSWDTSKKDLTEYLSRFGEVVDCTIKTDPVTGRSRGFGFVLFKDAASVDKVLELKEHKLDGKLIDPKRAKALKGKEPPKKVFVGGLSPDTSEEQIKEYFGAFGEIENIELPMDTKTNERRGFCFITYTDEEPVKKLLESRYHQIGSGKANRALMARHLEGVAITKTTTSHTKGEHWRKQRELHCRPCVTLTTSISGGRTLRAERKAYTRKRCPVEEIAKVTRLAGRH, encoded by the exons ATGGAGGTCCCGCCCCGGCTTTCCCATGTGCCGCCGCCATTGTTCCCCTCCGCTCCCGCTACTTTAGCCTCCCGCAGCCTCTCCCATTGGCGGCCGCGGGCGCCGCGGCAGCTCGCCCCGCTCCTCCCTTCGCTCGCTCCCAGCGCCGCCCGGCAGGGGGCGCGGCGCGCCCAGCGCCACGTCACCGCCCAGCAGCCCTCCCGATTGGCGGGCGGGGCGGCTATAAAGGGAGGGCGCAGGCGGCGCCCGGATCTCTTCCGCCGCCATTTTAAATCCAGCTCCATACAACGctccgccgccgctgctgccgcgACTCGAACTGCGCGCCAGCACCCCCCGGCCGACAACGCCGCCACCATGGAGGACATGAACGAATACAGCAACATAGAGGAATTCGCAGAGGGGTCCAAGATCAACGCGAGCAAGAATCAGCAGGATGACGG taaaatgttTATTGGAGGCTTGAGCTGGGATACAAGCAAGAAAGATCTGACTGAGTATTTGTCTCGATTTGGGGAAGTTGTAGACTGCACAATTAAAACAGATCCTGTCACTGGAAGATCAAGAGGATTTGGATTTGTGCTTTTCAAAGATGCTGCTAGTGTTGATAAG GTTTTGGAACTGAAAGAACACAAACTGGATGGCAAATTGATAGACCCTAAAAGGGCCAAAGCTTTAAAAGGAAAGGAACCCCCAAAAAAGGTTTTTGTGGGTGGACTGAGCCCAGATACTTCTGaagaacaaattaaagaatattttggaGCCTTTGGAGAG ATTGAAAATATTGAACTTCCcatggatacaaaaacaaatgaaagaagaggATTTTGTTTTATTACGTATACAGATGAAGAGCCAGTAAAGAAATTGTTAGAAAGCAGATATCATCAAATTGGTTCTGGGAAG GCCAACAGAGCACTTATGGCAAGGCATCTCGAGGGGGTGGCAATCACCAAAACAACTACCAGCCATACTAAAGGAGAACATTGGAGAAAACAG CGGGAACTTCATTGCAGGCCGTGTGTCACCCTGACCACGTCTATCTCTGGGGGTCGCACGTTGCGGGCAGAGCGCAAGGCATACACCAGAAAACGCTGTCCTGTG gagGAGATTGCTAAAGTAACCCGTCTTGCAGGACGACACTGA
- the HNRNPDL gene encoding heterogeneous nuclear ribonucleoprotein D-like isoform X4, with protein sequence MEVPPRLSHVPPPLFPSAPATLASRSLSHWRPRAPRQLAPLLPSLAPSAARQGARRAQRHVTAQQPSRLAGGAAIKGGRRRRPDLFRRHFKSSSIQRSAAAAAATRTARQHPPADNAATMEDMNEYSNIEEFAEGSKINASKNQQDDGKMFIGGLSWDTSKKDLTEYLSRFGEVVDCTIKTDPVTGRSRGFGFVLFKDAASVDKVLELKEHKLDGKLIDPKRAKALKGKEPPKKVFVGGLSPDTSEEQIKEYFGAFGEIENIELPMDTKTNERRGFCFITYTDEEPVKKLLESRYHQIGSGKANRALMARHLEGVAITKTTTSHTKGEHWRKQEEIAKVTRLAGRH encoded by the exons ATGGAGGTCCCGCCCCGGCTTTCCCATGTGCCGCCGCCATTGTTCCCCTCCGCTCCCGCTACTTTAGCCTCCCGCAGCCTCTCCCATTGGCGGCCGCGGGCGCCGCGGCAGCTCGCCCCGCTCCTCCCTTCGCTCGCTCCCAGCGCCGCCCGGCAGGGGGCGCGGCGCGCCCAGCGCCACGTCACCGCCCAGCAGCCCTCCCGATTGGCGGGCGGGGCGGCTATAAAGGGAGGGCGCAGGCGGCGCCCGGATCTCTTCCGCCGCCATTTTAAATCCAGCTCCATACAACGctccgccgccgctgctgccgcgACTCGAACTGCGCGCCAGCACCCCCCGGCCGACAACGCCGCCACCATGGAGGACATGAACGAATACAGCAACATAGAGGAATTCGCAGAGGGGTCCAAGATCAACGCGAGCAAGAATCAGCAGGATGACGG taaaatgttTATTGGAGGCTTGAGCTGGGATACAAGCAAGAAAGATCTGACTGAGTATTTGTCTCGATTTGGGGAAGTTGTAGACTGCACAATTAAAACAGATCCTGTCACTGGAAGATCAAGAGGATTTGGATTTGTGCTTTTCAAAGATGCTGCTAGTGTTGATAAG GTTTTGGAACTGAAAGAACACAAACTGGATGGCAAATTGATAGACCCTAAAAGGGCCAAAGCTTTAAAAGGAAAGGAACCCCCAAAAAAGGTTTTTGTGGGTGGACTGAGCCCAGATACTTCTGaagaacaaattaaagaatattttggaGCCTTTGGAGAG ATTGAAAATATTGAACTTCCcatggatacaaaaacaaatgaaagaagaggATTTTGTTTTATTACGTATACAGATGAAGAGCCAGTAAAGAAATTGTTAGAAAGCAGATATCATCAAATTGGTTCTGGGAAG GCCAACAGAGCACTTATGGCAAGGCATCTCGAGGGGGTGGCAATCACCAAAACAACTACCAGCCATACTAAAGGAGAACATTGGAGAAAACAG gagGAGATTGCTAAAGTAACCCGTCTTGCAGGACGACACTGA
- the HNRNPDL gene encoding heterogeneous nuclear ribonucleoprotein D-like isoform X2 yields MEVPPRLSHVPPPLFPSAPATLASRSLSHWRPRAPRQLAPLLPSLAPSAARQGARRAQRHVTAQQPSRLAGGAAIKGGRRRRPDLFRRHFKSSSIQRSAAAAAATRTARQHPPADNAATMEDMNEYSNIEEFAEGSKINASKNQQDDGKMFIGGLSWDTSKKDLTEYLSRFGEVVDCTIKTDPVTGRSRGFGFVLFKDAASVDKVLELKEHKLDGKLIDPKRAKALKGKEPPKKVFVGGLSPDTSEEQIKEYFGAFGEIENIELPMDTKTNERRGFCFITYTDEEPVKKLLESRYHQIGSGKANRALMARHLEGVAITKTTTSHTKGEHWRKQRELHCRPCVTLTTSISGGRTLRAERKAYTRKRCPVVWSLPTSCTSVKIKVENFRLWLLF; encoded by the exons ATGGAGGTCCCGCCCCGGCTTTCCCATGTGCCGCCGCCATTGTTCCCCTCCGCTCCCGCTACTTTAGCCTCCCGCAGCCTCTCCCATTGGCGGCCGCGGGCGCCGCGGCAGCTCGCCCCGCTCCTCCCTTCGCTCGCTCCCAGCGCCGCCCGGCAGGGGGCGCGGCGCGCCCAGCGCCACGTCACCGCCCAGCAGCCCTCCCGATTGGCGGGCGGGGCGGCTATAAAGGGAGGGCGCAGGCGGCGCCCGGATCTCTTCCGCCGCCATTTTAAATCCAGCTCCATACAACGctccgccgccgctgctgccgcgACTCGAACTGCGCGCCAGCACCCCCCGGCCGACAACGCCGCCACCATGGAGGACATGAACGAATACAGCAACATAGAGGAATTCGCAGAGGGGTCCAAGATCAACGCGAGCAAGAATCAGCAGGATGACGG taaaatgttTATTGGAGGCTTGAGCTGGGATACAAGCAAGAAAGATCTGACTGAGTATTTGTCTCGATTTGGGGAAGTTGTAGACTGCACAATTAAAACAGATCCTGTCACTGGAAGATCAAGAGGATTTGGATTTGTGCTTTTCAAAGATGCTGCTAGTGTTGATAAG GTTTTGGAACTGAAAGAACACAAACTGGATGGCAAATTGATAGACCCTAAAAGGGCCAAAGCTTTAAAAGGAAAGGAACCCCCAAAAAAGGTTTTTGTGGGTGGACTGAGCCCAGATACTTCTGaagaacaaattaaagaatattttggaGCCTTTGGAGAG ATTGAAAATATTGAACTTCCcatggatacaaaaacaaatgaaagaagaggATTTTGTTTTATTACGTATACAGATGAAGAGCCAGTAAAGAAATTGTTAGAAAGCAGATATCATCAAATTGGTTCTGGGAAG GCCAACAGAGCACTTATGGCAAGGCATCTCGAGGGGGTGGCAATCACCAAAACAACTACCAGCCATACTAAAGGAGAACATTGGAGAAAACAG CGGGAACTTCATTGCAGGCCGTGTGTCACCCTGACCACGTCTATCTCTGGGGGTCGCACGTTGCGGGCAGAGCGCAAGGCATACACCAGAAAACGCTGTCCTGTGGTATGGTCTCTTCCAACTTCATGTACCAGCGTAAAGATTAAAGTGGAAAACTTCAGACTTTggcttcttttttaa
- the HNRNPDL gene encoding heterogeneous nuclear ribonucleoprotein D-like isoform X1 translates to MEVPPRLSHVPPPLFPSAPATLASRSLSHWRPRAPRQLAPLLPSLAPSAARQGARRAQRHVTAQQPSRLAGGAAIKGGRRRRPDLFRRHFKSSSIQRSAAAAAATRTARQHPPADNAATMEDMNEYSNIEEFAEGSKINASKNQQDDGKMFIGGLSWDTSKKDLTEYLSRFGEVVDCTIKTDPVTGRSRGFGFVLFKDAASVDKVLELKEHKLDGKLIDPKRAKALKGKEPPKKVFVGGLSPDTSEEQIKEYFGAFGEIENIELPMDTKTNERRGFCFITYTDEEPVKKLLESRYHQIGSGKCEIKVAQPKEVYRQQQQQQKGGRGAAAGGRGGTRGRGRGQGQNWNQGFNNYYDQGYGNYNSAYGGDQNYSGYGGYDYTGYNYGNYGYGQGYADYSGQQSTYGKASRGGGNHQNNYQPY, encoded by the exons ATGGAGGTCCCGCCCCGGCTTTCCCATGTGCCGCCGCCATTGTTCCCCTCCGCTCCCGCTACTTTAGCCTCCCGCAGCCTCTCCCATTGGCGGCCGCGGGCGCCGCGGCAGCTCGCCCCGCTCCTCCCTTCGCTCGCTCCCAGCGCCGCCCGGCAGGGGGCGCGGCGCGCCCAGCGCCACGTCACCGCCCAGCAGCCCTCCCGATTGGCGGGCGGGGCGGCTATAAAGGGAGGGCGCAGGCGGCGCCCGGATCTCTTCCGCCGCCATTTTAAATCCAGCTCCATACAACGctccgccgccgctgctgccgcgACTCGAACTGCGCGCCAGCACCCCCCGGCCGACAACGCCGCCACCATGGAGGACATGAACGAATACAGCAACATAGAGGAATTCGCAGAGGGGTCCAAGATCAACGCGAGCAAGAATCAGCAGGATGACGG taaaatgttTATTGGAGGCTTGAGCTGGGATACAAGCAAGAAAGATCTGACTGAGTATTTGTCTCGATTTGGGGAAGTTGTAGACTGCACAATTAAAACAGATCCTGTCACTGGAAGATCAAGAGGATTTGGATTTGTGCTTTTCAAAGATGCTGCTAGTGTTGATAAG GTTTTGGAACTGAAAGAACACAAACTGGATGGCAAATTGATAGACCCTAAAAGGGCCAAAGCTTTAAAAGGAAAGGAACCCCCAAAAAAGGTTTTTGTGGGTGGACTGAGCCCAGATACTTCTGaagaacaaattaaagaatattttggaGCCTTTGGAGAG ATTGAAAATATTGAACTTCCcatggatacaaaaacaaatgaaagaagaggATTTTGTTTTATTACGTATACAGATGAAGAGCCAGTAAAGAAATTGTTAGAAAGCAGATATCATCAAATTGGTTCTGGGAAG tGTGAAATTAAAGTTGCTCAGCCCAAAGAGGTATATaggcagcaacagcaacaacaaaaaggagGTAGAGGTGCTGCAGCTGGTGGACGAGGTGGTACTAGGGGTCGTGGACGAG GTCAGGGCCAAAACTGGAACCAAGGATTTAATAACTATTATGATCAAGGATATGGAAATTACAATAGTGCCTATGGTGGTGATCAAAACTATAGTGGCTATGGCGGCTATGATTATACTGGGTATAACTATGGGAACTATGGATATGGACAGGGATATGCAGACTACAGTG GCCAACAGAGCACTTATGGCAAGGCATCTCGAGGGGGTGGCAATCACCAAAACAACTACCAGCCATACTAA